In Chitinophagales bacterium, the sequence CCATTAAAGCCACGCCATTAAAATTTAATAGCCGACCATTGGCATTGATAGAAAAACTATGGTTTTCTTTATTTGTCAAAGTATTAATTTATTTTTGCGTAAAGTTAAGTATTTTGGATATAAATAAGACCTCAGCCCAGTACGACAAAGCCATTGCTAAATGTCGGAACATTTTTGAACTTAAAGTGAAAGACTACGGTACTTCGTGGCGTATAATGAGGTTGCCGAGCTTAACCGACCAAATTTTTATTAAAGCTAATAGGATTCGTACTTTAGAAGAAAACAAAATACGCAAAGTAGATGAAGGTATTGAACCTGAGTTTATAGGCTTGGTTAATTATTGCGTTATAGCACTTATTCAATTAGAATTAGGTGTAGAAGATGCTGATGAATTGCCTTTAAACAAGGCTTTAAAACTATATGATAAACACGTTAATGCTACTAAAAACTTAATGCTTGATAAAAATCATGATTATGGCGAAGCGTGGCGAGATATGCGTATTCAATCTTATACCGATTTGATTTTGATGAAAATAAATCGCATTAAGCAAATAGAAAATAATGCCGGGAAAACTTTAATATCGGAAGGTAATGATTCTCATTATACCGATATAATTAACTATTCGGTTTTTGCACTTATAAAGTTAGACGAAGAGACTCATTTGTGAATTAAAATAATAAACTATCCGTTTTTATGCTTTAAGATAGCATCTTGGGACGTTTAAGTAATTTTAGTTACAGTTTGTATCCTTTTTACCTTTGTCTTGACACAAAGGTAACCAAAGGTCAAGACTGTAATCAAAAATACTAAAATGCTATAAAACAGACGAGGACAAATTAATGTATGCTCAATTTTAGTTTTCCTAAAGTATTTTCACTTTTAGGAGCATACTAATTTGTCTGTTTACTGTTTTATAATTTCATTCATTTTGGATGTCTGTTT encodes:
- a CDS encoding DUF1599 domain-containing protein codes for the protein MNKTSAQYDKAIAKCRNIFELKVKDYGTSWRIMRLPSLTDQIFIKANRIRTLEENKIRKVDEGIEPEFIGLVNYCVIALIQLELGVEDADELPLNKALKLYDKHVNATKNLMLDKNHDYGEAWRDMRIQSYTDLILMKINRIKQIENNAGKTLISEGNDSHYTDIINYSVFALIKLDEETHL